The following are from one region of the Salvia hispanica cultivar TCC Black 2014 chromosome 1, UniMelb_Shisp_WGS_1.0, whole genome shotgun sequence genome:
- the LOC125189885 gene encoding receptor-like protein 50, with product MLFFICILTSSFIFTAHSYNNKCLRHQEILLLQLRDETIFNSSLSIKLVRWNESGECCKWPGVECNASGYVVSLQLDGEAISGGIGDSSSLFRFKYLQKLNLAYNHFNFDRIPKGIGNFTYLTQLNLSFADFGGHVPSEIWTLTRLASLDISNYFGEISLKHPNLEMLVQNLTELRELYLDGVYMTSLQEMKNWGHIISSHLPNLTSLSMVGCFLYAPSPKSFWQLHSLSILRLDNNDLSEAHFLLHCLLITKLIHVDLSENSLTDSLPSSFFEGVSNIVHLDLSENLFSGNISHSLYALPSFLKLDLSYNRFNGTIQLDNFQSLPNLTRLGLSGNSL from the exons ATGTTGTTCTTCATTTGTATATTAACTTCGTCCTTCATTTTCACTGCTCATTCTTATAATAACAAATGCCTTCGTCATCAAGAAATCTTGTTGCTTCAACTCAGGGATGAGAcgatcttcaattcttctctttCGATAAAACTGGTGCGATGGAACGAAAGCGGCGAGTGCTGCAAGTGGCCTGGTGTGGAATGTAATGCTTCTGGCTATGTCGTTAGTTTGCAACTCGATGGTGAGGCCATTTCTGGTGGAATTGGGGATTCGTCGAGTCTCTTCAGATTTAAATATCTGCAGAAGCTCAACCTTGCCTACAATCACTTCAACTTTGATCGCATTCCAAAAGGTATTGGCAATTTCACTTATTTGACACAGTTGAATTTGTCATTTGCTGATTTTGGCGGGCATGTTCCTTCAGAAATTTGGACATTGACGAGATTGGCTAGTCTCGATATCTCCAACTACTTTGGAGAGATTAGCCTTAAGCACCCAAATTTGGAGATGCTTGTCCAAAATCTAACAGAGCTTCGAGAGCTCTATCTTGATGGTGTCTATATGACTTCCTTgcaagaaatgaaaaactgGGGCCATATTATATCATCACATTTACCCAACCTCACCTCTTTGAGCATGGTTGGTTGTTTTCTTTATGCCCCTTCGCCTAAATCCTTTTGGCAACTTCATTCCCTTTCTATTCTTCGACTAGATAATAACGATCTTTCAGAG GCTCACTTCCTTCTACATTGTTTGCTAATCACCAAGCTGATTCATGTTGATCTGTCAGAAAACTCTTTGACAGACTCACTTCCTTCTTCATTCTTTGAAGGTGTTTCCAATATCGTTCATCTCGATTTGTCCGAAAATTTATTCTCTGGTAACATCTCCCACTCTCTGTATGCTCTTCCTTCATTTTTGAAACTTGATCTTAGTTACAACCGATTTAATGGCACTATTCAACTCGACAACTTTCAAAGCCTTCCCAATCTCACACGGCTTGGTCTATCAGGCAATAGCTTGTAG
- the LOC125219179 gene encoding receptor-like protein 42 produces MIARHPTPGECLSLENPNLEMLVRNLTGLRELYLDCVNITSFHERKKWSHIVSSYLPNLTSLSLYYCNLYGPLSNSFWKLHSLSILRLDYNDLSTVMMPDLIASFPSLTVLSLYNCSLKGSIPSTLANLTKLIHVNLAYNFLTGSLSSTLFKGHSNLVYLHLSYNSFYGNIPHSLYDLPSLLVLRLSYNQFNGTFQLDKFRSLPNLTFLGLSGNSLSVDVGNANSSSYGGLHLKRLGLGSCNLSHFPDLIKHMDLEMLSLSKNSIAGEIPSWIWGTQLTRLDLSFNLLTDFQKPYHIPSSLLFLYLDSNQLRGELQLPIPLESELWYLFIANNSLNGSISTSLCNATQLDILDLSGNKLSGSIPPCLLQNVIGLDLNQNNINGSIPDHFPLDCKLQYLALNNNSIEGRIPKSLKGCMSLEFMDIGNNKINDTFPCMLSSTLKVFALHSNGFHGEVTCNVASPELRILDISSNNFCGRLESINFSSWKGMMQWSSAQSYEVGVILIMKGIKLKLEMIWPEFGSIDVSCNNFIGEIPKAIGDLTSLHHLNLSHNALNGSIPQSFGHLSELESLDLSVNELTGPIPMWLGELTFLEVMNLSYNKLSGEIPKGRQIQTFSAESFEGNLGLCGFPLNKSCSHTDDNYNGLTPGEHEDAEEKREIEWEYVSAALGYIVGVGIILWLLLFCRSFREKYFGKIEEVVEDIFIARDMRRRRARMAARNRVRRH; encoded by the coding sequence ATGATTGCTCGACACCCGACACCCGGAGAGTGTCTAAGTCTTGAGAATCCAAATCTGGAAATGCTTGTTCGGAATCTAACAGGGCTTAGAGAACTCTATCTTGATTGTGTCAATATTACCTCCTTTCatgaaaggaaaaaatggaGCCACATTGTTTCATCATATTTACCCAACCTCACCTCTTTGAGCTTGTACTATTGTAATCTCTATGGCCCTTTGTCTAATTCCTTTTGGAAACTCCATTCCCTTTCTATTCTTCGACTAGATTATAATGATCTTTCAACAGTAATGATGCCGGACTTGATTGCCAGTTTTCCAAGTTTGACCGTCTTAAGTCTTTATAACTGCAGTTTGAAGGGTTCAATTCCATCCACCTTGGCTAACCTAACCAAACTGATTCATGTCAATTTGGCATATAACTTCTTGACAGGCTCACTTTCTTCTACGTTGTTCAAAGGTCATTCCAATCTGGTTTATTTACATTTAAGTTATAATTCTTTCTATGGTAACATTCCTCACTCTCTATATGATCTTCCTTCACTGCTGGTACTTCGTCTTAGTTACAACCAATTTAATGGCACTTTTCAACTAGACAAGTTTCGGAGCCTTCCCAATCTCACATTTCTTGGTCTATCCGGCAATAGCTTGTCAGTAGATGTTGGCAACGCCAATTCAAGTTCATATGGTGGTCTCCATTTAAAAAGGTTAGGCCTAGGTTCATGTAACTTGTCCCATTTTCCTGATCTCATCAAACATATGGATCTAGAAATGTTGAGTCTCTCAAAGAATAGTATTGCAGGGGAGATACCTAGTTGGATTTGGGGAACACAACTTACGCGTCTAGACCTCTCATTTAATCTTCTAACAGATTTTCAAAAGCCTTACCATATTCCTTCTTCTCTTTTGTTCCTATACTTGGACTCTAACCAGTTGAGGGGCGAGTTACAGTTGCCTATTCCACTTGAATCTGAACTCTGGTACTTGTTTATTGCTAATAATAGTTTAAATGGATCAATTTCAACTTCCCTTTGTAATGCCACACAACTCGATATTCTTGACTTGTctggaaataaattaagtggcAGCATTCCCCCTTGCCTACTCCAAAATGTTATTGGGCTTGATCTGAATCAAAACAACATCAACGGCAGCATTCCAGATCATTTTCCTTTGGATTGTAAGCTACAATATTTGGCGCTTAACAATAATAGTATAGAAGGGAGGATCCCAAAATCTCTCAAAGGTTGTATGTCGCTGGAGTTCATGGACATTGGGAACAACAAAATCAACGATACGTTCCCATGCATGCTATCATCCACATTGAAAGTTTTTGCTTTGCACTCCAACGGATTCCATGGTGAAGTGACATGTAACGTGGCCTCACCAGAGCTTCGAATTCTAGATATatcttcaaataatttctGTGGACGTCTGGAATCAATAAACTTCTCTAGTTGGAAGGGAATGATGCAATGGAGTTCTGCACAATCGTATGAAGTTGGAGTGATATTAATCATGAAAGGCATAAAGTTAAAACTTGAAATGATTTGGCCAGAATTTGGTAGTATTGATGTTTCTTGCAATAACTTCATAGGAGAGATACCAAAGGCAATTGGCGATCTTACCTCACTTCATCATCTCAACTTGTCTCACAATGCCCTCAACGGAAGCATCCCTCAGTCATTTGGCCACTTGAGTGAGCTAGAATCACTTGACCTCTCCGTGAACGAACTAACAGGGCCAATACCGATGTGGCTAGGAGAACTCACATTCCTTGAAGTGATGAATCTATCTTACAATAAGTTGTCCGGAGAGATCCCAAAAGGCCgtcaaattcaaacattttcAGCTGAATCCTTTGAAGGAAATCTAGGCCTATGTGGTTTCCCTCTCAACAAAAGCTGCAGTCATACTGATGACAATTACAATGGATTAACACCAGGAGAGCATGAAGATGCTGAAGAGAAGAGGGAGATTGAGTGGGAATACGTATCAGCTGCACTTGGATACATTGTGGGTGTTGGGATCATTTTGTGGCTACTTCTATTTTGCAGAAGCTTCAGAGAGAAATATTTCGGCAAAATAGAAGAAGTTGTTGAAGACATATTCATTGCCAGAGACATGAGGAGAAGGCGTGCAAGAATGGCTGCCAGGAACCGAGTCAGGAGACACTAG